Sequence from the Corallincola holothuriorum genome:
ACGGAAGAAATCTATAAGTCTGTTGCTGAATCTTGTGATCGAGTTGTATTTGTAGATCCTAAGGAAGTACTGTGTAGTAATGATAAATGTTATGGTGACTACAATGGGAAGCCATTGTATTTCGACTCGAATCATTTATCTACAGAAGGCGCAAATAGATTGGCTTTAATTATTGAAAAGGCATTAATTAGCTATTAGTTAACCTATTTTTCCTTGTGAGTAATTTTTTAGAAAAAATAGTAAGGCTTCCCGCGGGAAGCCTTACAGCCGTCAATTTGAGGAATTTATCGAAGCAAGACCGAGATATTGTCTGCGTCGCTTTTGAGCGATAAAGATCAAGGAATCTGTGATGAATCACCCCCTCAGAGTGGGTTTCAGTGGCTGATACGCCTAGCTACCATGGTGTCGATCGCTGCGTCCGCCATGCTTATTTTGTGACGAAGAGAGATCTACCCGCCTAAATTCTCTTCTTATATAAGAAAATTTTTGAGAAAAAACAGAAAACGATTTAAACCTTTTCATCATCTGTAACGACTAACCCAGCAGAAACATAATCTACGCAACGAAGGGACAGCTTTGAGAGAGCCATTGGTTCAGCAAGCTCAACATGGCGATAAGGCAGCATTTAAAGCGCTATATGACGACAATGTCGGGCGTGTGTATGCGCTGGCGTTGCGTATGCTGGGTAATCGCTCACAAGCGGAAGACGTAACGCAAGAGGTGTTTATCAGCGCATGGAAACAGCTGGCTCACTTTCGTGGCGAAAGTAAATTCAGTACCTGGCTCTACAGCATCGCGACGGCTCGGATCAGCGATCATTGCCGCAAACACAAAAACTGGCACTTAGTCGGTGAATTGCACGAAGGCGAATTCAACCGTGGCAATGACCCACAAAACCACCTGACATTGGCATTAGATCAAGCGATCCAACGACTGCCTGCTCAAGCCCGTTCGGTATTCGTTTTGTACGCCATTGAAGGATTTGGCCATCGACAAGTCGGAGAAATGCTTGAGATCGCAGAAGGTAGTAGCAAAGCCCAGTTCCATCGAGCAAGACAGTTGCTCAAGGAGTGGTTAAAAGATGAATGATAAACAACTTGATGCACTGCTGGCGCAGTTGCCAACAGAACAGCAACCACAACGGGATCTATGGCCTGATATTGAAGACCAGTTGGTTGACCCAGAGACGGAAGTGACCCCTGCGGAAAAGCGTCGCTGGCTGGGTGTGGCGGCCTTGGCTTTGCTGACCTTTAGTAGCTGGAATTTTATGTTTAAGCCCAGCGATGATCCTGATATTGAAATCGTCAT
This genomic interval carries:
- a CDS encoding RNA polymerase sigma factor, which translates into the protein MREPLVQQAQHGDKAAFKALYDDNVGRVYALALRMLGNRSQAEDVTQEVFISAWKQLAHFRGESKFSTWLYSIATARISDHCRKHKNWHLVGELHEGEFNRGNDPQNHLTLALDQAIQRLPAQARSVFVLYAIEGFGHRQVGEMLEIAEGSSKAQFHRARQLLKEWLKDE